A window from Citrus sinensis cultivar Valencia sweet orange chromosome 5, DVS_A1.0, whole genome shotgun sequence encodes these proteins:
- the LOC102624383 gene encoding copper transport protein ATX1-like, whose product MSQTVVLKVGMSCEGCVGAVKRVLGKMDGVETFDIDLKEQKVTVKGNVQPDAVLQTVSKTGKKTAFWEEEKPAPAESDSKPTEAVAAA is encoded by the coding sequence ATGTCTCAGACCGTTGTCCTTAAGGTTGGCATGTCATGCGAGGGCTGCGTTGGAGCAGTGAAGAGAGTGTTGGGGAAAATGGATGGTGTGGAAACATTTGACATTGATTTGAAGGAGCAAAAGGTGACTGTGAAGGGCAACGTGCAGCCCGACGCTGTCCTCCAGACCGTTTCTAAGACCGGGAAGAAGACTGCCTTCTGGGAAGAGGAAAAACCAGCACCAGCAGAATCAGATTCGAAGCCCACCGAAGCTGTAGCTGCTGCTTAA